The Phragmitibacter flavus genome includes a window with the following:
- a CDS encoding type III polyketide synthase produces the protein MPAFIHHLSTLTPTCKYRQDFVRDRMKSWAGDEKTRRMIHAVYNRSGIDTRYSVLDDFRSETGGTLFQNDSQGIPFAPGTAERNAVFATEARSMSVELARKILLESDFAPEEITHLVFASCTGFANPGPDFHIIRELGLSDRVERYTVGFMGCYAAFPALRMAAQFCEANPDAVVMVMCLELCTLHMQLDAQPDNLLANSLFADGAAAAIVSAREPDAHQPAFRLNGFRSCIVPNSETHMAWEIGNHGFNIVLSSYVPDILGTQLEPVLQTMLLECGIELSAINEWAVHPGGRAILDKVSHSLALPEDALDIPRAILRDYGNMSSATVLFVLKAMLENAKTPEAKVCALAFGPGLTVESAVLERCGGPTISEAIETVPDELVIA, from the coding sequence ATGCCTGCATTCATCCACCACCTCTCCACCCTCACACCGACTTGCAAATATCGGCAGGATTTTGTTCGCGACCGCATGAAGTCATGGGCTGGCGATGAAAAGACGCGCCGCATGATCCACGCCGTCTACAACCGTTCCGGCATCGACACCCGTTACAGCGTGCTTGACGATTTCCGCAGCGAAACCGGCGGCACTCTCTTCCAAAACGATTCTCAGGGCATCCCCTTCGCGCCTGGCACCGCCGAGCGCAATGCGGTCTTTGCCACCGAAGCCCGCTCCATGTCGGTCGAGCTGGCACGCAAAATCCTCCTTGAAAGCGACTTCGCGCCCGAAGAAATTACCCACTTGGTCTTCGCATCGTGCACCGGCTTTGCGAATCCCGGACCCGACTTCCACATCATTCGCGAACTCGGATTATCTGACCGTGTCGAGCGTTACACTGTCGGCTTCATGGGCTGCTACGCCGCGTTCCCCGCCCTGCGCATGGCCGCCCAATTTTGCGAGGCCAATCCGGATGCCGTGGTGATGGTCATGTGCCTGGAGCTCTGCACCTTGCACATGCAACTCGATGCCCAGCCTGACAATCTTCTGGCAAACTCCCTCTTCGCCGACGGTGCCGCCGCCGCCATCGTCAGTGCCCGCGAACCCGATGCCCACCAACCCGCCTTCAGGCTCAATGGCTTTCGTTCCTGCATTGTCCCCAACAGCGAAACCCACATGGCCTGGGAAATCGGCAATCATGGCTTCAACATCGTCCTCAGCAGTTATGTTCCCGACATCCTTGGGACCCAACTTGAACCCGTGTTGCAAACCATGCTTCTTGAGTGTGGCATTGAGCTCTCCGCCATCAATGAGTGGGCCGTGCACCCCGGAGGTCGCGCGATTCTCGACAAGGTGTCCCACTCGCTCGCCCTTCCCGAAGACGCGCTGGACATCCCACGTGCCATCCTGCGCGATTACGGCAACATGAGCAGCGCGACTGTCCTCTTCGTCCTCAAAGCCATGCTGGAAAACGCCAAAACTCCCGAGGCAAAGGTTTGCGCCCTCGCCTTTGGTCCCGGCCTCACGGTCGAATCCGCCGTGCTTGAACGCTGCGGCGGACCCACCATCAGCGAGGCAATCGAAACGGTCCCCGATGAACTGGTCATCGCATGA
- a CDS encoding YceI family protein codes for MNPILTAIAIATVWLGLASPIFADTTTKWRGTGDITFSGTSTLHEWSGKVATEPFIATVDIDDHQQPKSLKAAAQVKATAMDTAEPDRDKKMRESMKVGSFPLITASFDTAFTGEIPPQTLPFELTLLGKAQKVEGTISNWKAAKNNKQVTFDVTFDLSLKTSNIKVPSVLLVIRVGDTIKVRATITLNRVSA; via the coding sequence ATGAATCCCATCCTCACTGCCATTGCGATTGCCACCGTCTGGCTTGGTCTTGCCAGCCCCATCTTCGCCGATACCACCACCAAGTGGCGAGGCACCGGCGACATCACTTTCTCCGGCACTTCAACACTCCATGAGTGGTCTGGCAAAGTGGCGACCGAACCATTCATTGCCACCGTCGACATCGACGACCATCAGCAACCCAAGTCCCTCAAGGCCGCGGCACAAGTTAAAGCCACTGCCATGGACACTGCCGAACCTGATCGCGACAAAAAAATGCGCGAGTCAATGAAGGTCGGCTCCTTCCCCCTCATCACCGCCAGCTTCGACACCGCCTTCACCGGCGAGATCCCGCCCCAGACGCTTCCCTTCGAACTCACCCTGCTCGGCAAGGCTCAAAAAGTGGAAGGCACCATCAGCAATTGGAAGGCCGCCAAAAACAACAAGCAGGTCACTTTCGATGTGACTTTCGATCTCTCTCTGAAAACCAGCAACATCAAAGTGCCCTCGGTGCTGCTGGTCATTCGCGTTGGCGACACCATCAAGGTGCGTGCCACCATCACCCTCAACCGCGTGAGTGCCTGA
- a CDS encoding winged helix-turn-helix domain-containing protein, whose amino-acid sequence MSLKQTTMLHCFQFIEIDEPKRELRVHGKPQPLQPRIFDLLVHLVRHRDRVVPKDELLDAVWTDVMVADGALQRAISLLRSTFQQAGADDVIRTFPRHGYRFCFDPAADDVIPPKPDPNSNQLLALNDHSLQQWAQKVQTGGRDETLIAPLEEAFAQLIDQGERRRAAWTATLLAHIRMEWRDAALSKGWYHKARRLLVDQPPGREQGYLDYLGHRFAIAENDLNTALALAESTRAIGEHLHDADLETLGLVSIGEIHLFLNRIPSAMAALEEAGAAVSARILSPWAGGIIYCALIYTCMTRSDWRRASEWTDQFTRWGDHLGPISYNGLCRLHRAELLTIQGKLEEAEQEIRTCIEILAKHSPWVEGEVWRCLGETLLAKGDLAGAQHAFTTTMELGWDAQLELAQLKLAEGQPKEALKRLSRAFAENSYSCNSRRGRALSHWIVIAARAGDLDLARKTLAEIDASPDTISTPALKALVEGARAELTAAEGRTAAAIAGFRNTVRLWLDMGAPIPAAQTRQRLGELLAADGAAELAHIEFAAAEKAFREAGVLIAS is encoded by the coding sequence ATGTCCCTTAAACAAACCACCATGTTGCATTGCTTCCAGTTCATCGAAATCGACGAGCCCAAGCGCGAACTGCGGGTGCATGGCAAACCACAACCGCTGCAACCACGCATCTTCGACCTGCTGGTGCATCTCGTGCGCCATCGCGACCGCGTCGTGCCCAAAGATGAACTGCTCGATGCCGTGTGGACCGATGTCATGGTCGCCGACGGAGCCCTGCAACGCGCCATCAGCCTTCTGCGTTCCACCTTCCAACAAGCCGGAGCCGACGACGTCATTCGCACCTTTCCACGCCATGGCTATCGCTTCTGCTTTGACCCCGCCGCCGACGACGTCATTCCGCCCAAGCCAGATCCCAATTCCAACCAATTGCTCGCGCTCAACGACCACTCTCTTCAACAGTGGGCCCAAAAAGTGCAGACCGGCGGACGTGATGAAACTCTCATCGCCCCGCTCGAAGAAGCCTTTGCCCAGTTAATCGATCAAGGCGAACGACGACGCGCCGCCTGGACCGCAACCCTGCTCGCGCACATTCGCATGGAATGGCGGGATGCCGCGCTCTCCAAAGGCTGGTATCACAAGGCCAGGCGCCTGCTGGTGGATCAACCGCCAGGCCGCGAACAGGGTTACCTCGACTACCTCGGTCACCGATTCGCCATTGCAGAAAACGATCTTAACACCGCCCTCGCTCTCGCCGAAAGCACCCGCGCCATCGGCGAACATCTTCACGACGCCGACCTCGAAACGCTCGGCCTCGTCAGCATCGGCGAAATCCATCTCTTCCTCAACCGCATCCCCTCCGCCATGGCCGCCCTCGAGGAAGCCGGGGCCGCCGTCAGTGCCCGCATACTCAGTCCCTGGGCAGGCGGCATCATCTACTGCGCGCTTATCTACACCTGCATGACACGCTCCGACTGGCGGCGTGCCTCCGAATGGACGGATCAGTTCACCCGTTGGGGCGACCACCTGGGCCCCATCAGCTACAACGGCCTGTGCCGCCTGCACCGCGCCGAGTTGCTCACCATTCAAGGCAAACTTGAGGAAGCCGAACAGGAAATCCGCACCTGCATCGAAATTCTCGCCAAACACTCCCCGTGGGTGGAAGGCGAAGTCTGGCGCTGCCTTGGCGAAACCCTGCTTGCCAAAGGCGATCTTGCCGGTGCCCAGCACGCGTTCACCACCACCATGGAACTCGGCTGGGATGCGCAACTCGAACTCGCCCAGCTCAAACTCGCCGAAGGCCAGCCCAAGGAAGCGCTCAAAAGACTGTCCCGCGCCTTCGCTGAAAACTCCTACTCGTGCAACTCCCGTCGCGGCCGGGCCCTCTCTCATTGGATCGTCATCGCCGCCCGCGCGGGTGATCTCGATCTCGCCCGAAAAACCCTCGCCGAGATTGACGCCTCCCCGGACACCATTTCCACGCCCGCCCTCAAGGCCCTGGTGGAAGGTGCCCGCGCCGAACTCACCGCCGCTGAAGGCCGCACCGCCGCCGCCATCGCTGGATTTCGCAACACCGTGCGTCTATGGCTCGACATGGGTGCCCCCATCCCCGCCGCACAAACGCGCCAACGCCTTGGCGAACTGCTCGCCGCTGACGGTGCCGCCGAACTGGCACACATCGAATTTGCCGCCGCCGAAAAAGCCTTTCGCGAAGCCGGTGTTTTGATCGCTTCATGA
- a CDS encoding class I SAM-dependent methyltransferase: MCIACETQLNPEDLNAFGERFLNIMNSANLAMMMSIGYRTGLFEVLREIGPSTSAELAKKANLNERYVREWLGAVTTGGIVECDDTGSVFTLPAAHAAMLTDADGQNVAYLTQFIAVLGAVEDRVVECFRKGGGVPYSAYPRFHEVMATDSHRNVVEALEDRILPLMPEMTERLERGIEVLDVGCGQGRALLELARLFPNSQFTGFDLCPEPVAWARAEAVKRGLSNVTFEIRDLTTFHEDAPPAAFDWITAFDAIHDQARPDHLLAGIRRALKPDGLFLMQDVGASSNIADNRNHHLGPLIYTVSCMHCMTVSLSQGGLGVGTAWGEQMTREFLFNAGFSDVDRHQLEHDIMNYYYVVKP, encoded by the coding sequence ATGTGCATTGCTTGTGAAACCCAATTGAATCCTGAAGACCTCAATGCGTTCGGTGAACGCTTCCTCAACATCATGAACTCGGCCAATCTGGCGATGATGATGTCCATCGGATACCGCACCGGATTGTTCGAAGTCCTACGTGAAATCGGACCTTCCACCAGCGCGGAGCTGGCGAAGAAGGCAAACCTTAACGAACGTTATGTGCGCGAGTGGCTCGGCGCGGTCACCACCGGTGGCATTGTGGAGTGCGACGACACCGGCTCGGTGTTTACGCTGCCTGCCGCTCATGCCGCCATGCTGACGGATGCCGATGGACAAAACGTGGCGTATCTGACCCAGTTCATTGCGGTGCTCGGTGCCGTGGAGGATCGCGTGGTGGAGTGTTTCCGCAAAGGAGGCGGGGTGCCGTATTCGGCGTATCCACGTTTTCATGAAGTGATGGCAACGGACAGCCATCGCAATGTGGTGGAAGCTTTGGAAGATCGCATTTTGCCGTTGATGCCGGAGATGACGGAACGACTCGAACGAGGCATTGAGGTGCTGGATGTCGGCTGCGGGCAGGGTCGTGCGCTTTTGGAACTGGCCCGATTGTTTCCGAACAGCCAGTTCACCGGCTTTGATCTTTGTCCAGAACCCGTGGCCTGGGCGCGGGCCGAGGCGGTCAAACGTGGGCTCAGCAACGTGACTTTTGAGATCCGCGATTTAACCACTTTTCATGAAGACGCACCGCCTGCTGCGTTTGACTGGATCACCGCTTTTGATGCGATTCATGACCAGGCGCGTCCCGATCATTTGCTGGCGGGCATCCGTCGTGCCTTGAAGCCTGATGGGTTGTTTTTGATGCAGGACGTCGGAGCCTCCAGCAACATCGCGGACAATCGGAACCATCACCTTGGGCCATTGATTTACACGGTTTCTTGCATGCACTGCATGACGGTTTCGCTTTCGCAGGGCGGACTTGGAGTGGGCACCGCGTGGGGAGAGCAGATGACGCGGGAGTTCCTGTTCAATGCGGGCTTCAGTGACGTGGACCGCCATCAGTTGGAGCACGACATCATGAATTATTATTATGTGGTGAAGCCGTAA
- the solA gene encoding N-methyl-L-tryptophan oxidase: protein MSTSFDVIIAGIGAMGSATLRHLSAQGLRVAGIDPFPPGHDQGSSHGDTRIIRKAYFLHPDYVPLLHRSYHLWRKLETEIQQSLLHLTGLLCIGEEGSSFMTGLQRCFDVNQLPHERLTAAETRARYPAFNIPDNHLVYFDPEGGYLRPEACIRAQTQLATQHGATLFTGERLLTWEPDGTGVRLTTNQRVLTAQKLILTTGAWVTPEFAKLGIPLKVRRKVLFWHQLNDPATFTNTPVWIWKSQGSDFYGFPTLDNTTMKSAEDSGGTYLDQPEDRDFNIHPDDDANLTPFLARAFPNKIGPVQHGKTCLYTDAADKNFLIGFHPEHPQVLLASCCSGHGFKLSIAIGEILGNAITTDQIAPEAAFLSLSSKEGGHSCPPQS, encoded by the coding sequence ATGTCCACCTCCTTCGACGTCATCATCGCCGGCATCGGTGCCATGGGTTCCGCCACCCTCCGCCACTTGTCCGCCCAAGGCCTGCGCGTCGCCGGCATCGACCCCTTCCCTCCCGGCCACGACCAGGGCAGCTCCCACGGCGACACCCGCATCATCCGCAAAGCCTACTTCCTCCACCCCGACTACGTCCCGCTTCTCCATCGCAGCTATCACCTCTGGCGCAAACTCGAGACCGAAATCCAGCAATCCCTCCTCCACCTCACCGGCCTGCTCTGTATCGGAGAAGAAGGCAGTTCCTTCATGACCGGGCTGCAACGCTGCTTTGACGTCAACCAACTTCCTCACGAACGCCTCACCGCCGCCGAAACCCGCGCCCGCTATCCCGCCTTCAACATCCCGGACAACCACCTTGTCTATTTCGATCCCGAAGGCGGCTACCTCCGCCCCGAAGCCTGCATCCGCGCCCAAACCCAACTCGCCACCCAACACGGAGCCACCCTCTTCACCGGCGAACGCCTGCTCACTTGGGAACCCGACGGCACCGGCGTCCGCCTCACCACCAACCAACGCGTCCTTACTGCCCAGAAACTCATCCTCACCACCGGCGCCTGGGTCACCCCCGAATTCGCCAAACTCGGCATCCCCCTCAAAGTCCGCCGCAAAGTCCTCTTCTGGCACCAACTCAACGACCCCGCGACCTTCACCAACACCCCTGTGTGGATTTGGAAAAGCCAGGGCTCCGACTTCTACGGCTTCCCCACCCTCGACAACACCACCATGAAAAGCGCCGAAGACAGCGGCGGCACCTACCTCGACCAACCCGAAGATCGCGACTTCAACATCCACCCCGACGACGACGCCAACCTCACCCCCTTTCTCGCCCGCGCCTTCCCCAACAAAATCGGCCCTGTCCAACACGGAAAAACCTGTCTCTACACCGACGCCGCTGACAAGAACTTCCTCATCGGTTTCCATCCCGAACACCCCCAGGTCCTCCTCGCCTCCTGCTGCTCCGGCCACGGTTTTAAACTTTCCATCGCCATCGGCGAAATCCTCGGTAACGCCATCACCACCGATCAAATCGCCCCCGAGGCCGCATTTTTGAGCCTTTCATCCAAGGAGGGTGGACATTCCTGTCCACCTCAGTCTTAA
- the glnT gene encoding type III glutamate--ammonia ligase, translating into MSINRDTLRSQFTDDGVQFLLAQFVDIHGSAKVKMCPAETLDALADDGAGFAGAAVWGLGQGPHSHDMMARIDLDTYTPLPWQPNTARFAADIFVDDKPYAYCARTNLKRVLNQLKEKLGLIANIGIEPEHFLITKNPDGTIAPWDPGKVDTLAKPCYDFKGISAAIGYLQDITTYCNQLGWGVYQADHEDANGQYEVNFHYSEALTTADRYTFFKMMTSQVAPKYGAIATHMAKPFADRTGSGAHIHYHLADAKTGENMFTNEEDPRGLGMSKLGYHFLAGVLKHAPALCAITSPTANCYKRLQVGPGLFSARSGFTWTPAFISYGDNNRTQMLRICGPGHVEDRTVSAAVNPYLAFAAYLVAGMDGINNELHVGDPNLGNLYAMSRDDIYKRGLNTLPQSLKEALTALETDTVIAESLGPIAREFLSVKWREWNEYHRQISKWETEQYLTLF; encoded by the coding sequence ATGAGCATAAACCGCGACACTCTCCGTTCCCAATTCACCGACGACGGCGTCCAGTTCCTCCTCGCCCAATTCGTTGACATCCACGGTTCGGCCAAAGTCAAGATGTGTCCCGCTGAAACCCTTGATGCCCTCGCCGATGACGGAGCCGGATTCGCCGGAGCCGCCGTCTGGGGCCTCGGTCAAGGTCCGCACTCCCACGACATGATGGCGCGCATCGACCTCGACACCTACACCCCCCTACCTTGGCAACCCAACACCGCCCGCTTCGCCGCCGACATCTTCGTCGACGACAAACCCTATGCCTACTGCGCCCGCACTAACCTCAAACGCGTTCTCAACCAACTTAAAGAAAAACTCGGCCTCATCGCCAACATCGGCATCGAACCCGAACATTTTCTTATCACCAAAAACCCCGACGGCACCATCGCCCCCTGGGACCCCGGCAAAGTCGATACCCTCGCAAAACCCTGTTACGACTTCAAAGGCATCTCCGCCGCCATCGGTTATCTCCAAGACATCACCACTTACTGCAACCAGTTAGGTTGGGGCGTCTATCAGGCCGACCACGAAGACGCCAACGGCCAATACGAAGTCAACTTCCACTACAGCGAAGCCCTCACCACCGCCGACCGCTACACCTTCTTTAAAATGATGACCAGCCAGGTCGCCCCCAAGTATGGTGCCATCGCCACCCACATGGCCAAACCCTTCGCCGACCGCACCGGCAGCGGCGCCCACATCCACTACCATCTCGCCGACGCCAAAACCGGCGAAAACATGTTCACCAACGAAGAAGACCCGCGCGGCCTCGGCATGTCCAAGCTTGGCTACCACTTCCTCGCCGGCGTCCTCAAACACGCCCCCGCCCTCTGCGCCATCACCAGCCCCACCGCCAACTGTTACAAACGCCTGCAAGTCGGCCCCGGCCTCTTCAGCGCCCGCTCCGGCTTCACCTGGACGCCCGCCTTCATCAGTTATGGCGACAACAACCGCACCCAAATGCTGCGCATCTGCGGCCCCGGTCATGTCGAAGACCGCACCGTCTCCGCCGCCGTCAATCCCTACCTCGCCTTCGCCGCCTACCTCGTCGCCGGCATGGATGGAATCAACAATGAACTTCACGTCGGCGACCCCAACCTCGGCAACCTCTACGCCATGTCGCGCGACGACATTTATAAGCGCGGCCTAAACACCCTTCCGCAATCCTTGAAGGAAGCTCTCACCGCCTTGGAAACCGACACCGTCATCGCCGAATCCCTCGGCCCCATCGCCCGCGAATTCCTCAGCGTCAAATGGCGCGAATGGAACGAGTATCACCGCCAGATTTCGAAATGGGAGACAGAACAGTATTTAACCTTGTTCTAA
- a CDS encoding class II glutamine amidotransferase encodes MCGIVGLFFKNSEMEPELGHHFAPMLETMCSRGPDSAGFAVYDQESREGWFKLSLYHPELGYEWSKVAEGLGAVGFEKVANHVLMEVPEPDGPVLQQMQLRWPEVTVMSAGRRIQIMKDMGTPQEVVERFGVRGMRGSHAIGHTRMATESAVTTAGSHPFSTGMDVCLVHNGSLSNHNRLRLNLEREGMVFHTENDTEVAAGYLAWRLKQGKSLHDALEASLQDLDGFYTFAVGTHDGFAVLRDPVACKPAVMAETEDYVAMASEYRSLAELPGVEKARLWEPEPGVVYSWSR; translated from the coding sequence ATGTGTGGAATCGTTGGATTATTTTTTAAGAACTCAGAGATGGAGCCGGAACTGGGCCATCATTTTGCGCCGATGCTGGAGACGATGTGTTCTCGCGGTCCGGACAGTGCGGGGTTTGCGGTGTATGACCAGGAATCGCGGGAGGGATGGTTCAAGTTATCGTTGTATCATCCGGAGCTGGGGTATGAGTGGTCGAAGGTGGCGGAAGGGTTGGGAGCGGTGGGGTTTGAGAAGGTGGCGAATCATGTGTTGATGGAGGTGCCGGAGCCGGACGGGCCGGTGTTGCAGCAGATGCAACTGAGGTGGCCGGAGGTGACGGTGATGAGTGCGGGTCGGCGGATTCAGATCATGAAGGACATGGGGACGCCGCAGGAGGTGGTGGAGCGTTTTGGAGTGCGCGGGATGCGGGGGAGTCACGCGATTGGGCACACGCGGATGGCGACGGAGAGTGCGGTGACGACGGCGGGGTCGCATCCGTTTTCAACGGGGATGGACGTGTGTCTGGTGCACAATGGTTCGTTGAGCAATCACAACCGGCTGAGGTTGAATCTGGAGCGTGAGGGGATGGTGTTTCACACGGAAAACGATACGGAGGTCGCGGCGGGGTATCTGGCGTGGCGGCTGAAGCAGGGGAAAAGTTTGCATGACGCGCTGGAGGCGTCGTTGCAGGATCTGGATGGGTTTTATACTTTTGCGGTGGGGACACACGATGGGTTTGCGGTGTTGCGTGATCCGGTGGCGTGCAAGCCGGCGGTGATGGCGGAGACGGAGGATTATGTGGCGATGGCGTCGGAATATCGTTCGCTGGCGGAGCTGCCGGGGGTGGAGAAGGCGAGGTTGTGGGAGCCGGAGCCGGGGGTGGTTTACAGTTGGTCGAGATGA
- a CDS encoding FMN-binding glutamate synthase family protein, whose translation MNPSLRESQLFSRGVIHEIQRAAEEGIYDIRGWGTKKALPHFDDLVFLGASMSRYPLEGYREKCATDVVLGDRFAKKPLHLKIPITIAGMSFGSLSANAKEALGRGASEVGTSTTTGDGGMTVEERGHSDLLVYQYLPSRYGMNPDDLRKADAIEIVLGQGAKPGGGGMLLGQKISDRVAMMRDLPKGIDQRSACRHPDWTGPDDLAIKIEELREITDWEKPIYVKIGASRTYYDVKLAVKSGADVIVLDGMQGGTGATQDVFIEHVGIPTLPALRQAVQALQEMGMHRKVQLIISGGIRSGADVAKALAMGADAVSIGTAALIALGCNHPKWQSDYEKLGSAAGFYDDYQAGNDPAGITTQDPALTARLDPLDGARRLANYLRVLTMETQTLARACGKSHVHNLEPEDLAALTIEAAAMAGVPLAGTDWIPGKGKGM comes from the coding sequence ATGAATCCTTCTTTGCGTGAGTCCCAGTTATTCAGTCGTGGTGTGATTCATGAGATTCAGCGGGCGGCTGAGGAGGGGATTTATGATATCCGGGGGTGGGGAACGAAGAAGGCGTTGCCGCATTTTGATGATCTGGTGTTTTTGGGAGCGAGCATGTCGAGGTATCCGTTGGAGGGGTATCGGGAGAAATGTGCGACGGATGTGGTGTTGGGGGATCGGTTTGCGAAAAAGCCGCTGCATTTGAAGATTCCGATCACGATTGCGGGGATGAGTTTTGGGTCGTTGAGCGCGAATGCGAAGGAGGCACTGGGTCGCGGGGCAAGTGAGGTGGGGACTTCGACGACGACGGGCGACGGGGGGATGACGGTGGAGGAACGGGGGCATTCGGACTTGCTGGTGTATCAGTATCTGCCGTCGCGGTATGGGATGAATCCGGATGATTTGAGGAAGGCGGATGCGATTGAGATTGTGCTGGGTCAGGGGGCGAAGCCGGGGGGCGGCGGGATGTTGTTGGGTCAAAAGATCAGTGACCGGGTGGCGATGATGCGGGATCTGCCGAAGGGGATTGATCAGAGAAGTGCGTGCCGGCATCCGGACTGGACGGGGCCGGATGATCTGGCGATCAAGATTGAGGAGTTGCGCGAGATCACGGATTGGGAGAAGCCGATTTATGTGAAGATCGGGGCTTCGCGGACTTACTACGATGTGAAGCTGGCGGTGAAGTCGGGGGCGGATGTGATTGTGCTGGATGGAATGCAGGGGGGGACGGGGGCGACGCAGGATGTGTTCATCGAGCATGTGGGGATTCCGACGTTGCCAGCGTTGAGGCAGGCGGTGCAGGCGTTGCAGGAGATGGGGATGCATCGCAAGGTGCAGTTGATCATTTCGGGGGGGATTCGCAGTGGGGCGGATGTGGCGAAGGCGCTGGCGATGGGGGCGGACGCGGTGTCGATTGGCACGGCAGCGTTAATTGCGTTGGGGTGCAATCATCCGAAGTGGCAGTCGGATTACGAGAAGCTTGGAAGTGCGGCGGGATTTTATGATGATTACCAGGCGGGCAATGATCCGGCGGGGATCACGACGCAGGATCCGGCGTTGACGGCGAGGTTGGATCCGCTGGATGGGGCGCGGAGGTTGGCGAACTATTTACGCGTGTTGACGATGGAGACGCAGACGCTGGCGCGGGCGTGCGGGAAGTCGCATGTGCACAACCTGGAGCCGGAAGATTTGGCGGCGTTGACGATTGAGGCGGCGGCGATGGCGGGGGTGCCGCTGGCGGGGACGGACTGGATCCCGGGGAAGGGGAAGGGAATGTGA
- a CDS encoding bile acid:sodium symporter family protein, whose translation MPDDLLKTVLLPLALILLMVGMGMSLTVADFRRVLFAPKATLVGVFLQLVMLPVLAFGLVYLFKLPGELAVGLMLVAACPGGPTSNLISHLSKGDTALSVTLTAVSSVVTVFTIPLVVGFAMERFMAGEAAIELPFGKTLVQLMVVTVIPIAVGMWIHAARPGFSQRMSKPVNVMSMVFLALIIIAAVLKEKDLGAQIAAVGPAVVVLNLGGMVLGFVAAGLMGLVKAQRIAISIEVGIQNGTLALAIALGLLESAGLAVPAVVYSLFMFVSGAVMIGWFGRGKTTVP comes from the coding sequence ATGCCTGATGATTTGTTGAAGACTGTGCTGTTGCCGCTGGCGCTGATTTTGTTGATGGTGGGGATGGGGATGAGTCTGACGGTGGCGGATTTTAGACGGGTATTGTTTGCACCCAAGGCAACGTTGGTGGGGGTGTTTTTGCAACTGGTGATGCTGCCGGTGCTGGCGTTTGGGCTGGTGTATTTGTTCAAGCTGCCGGGGGAGCTGGCGGTGGGGTTGATGCTGGTGGCGGCTTGTCCGGGCGGGCCGACTTCGAACCTAATTTCGCATTTGTCGAAGGGTGATACGGCGTTGTCGGTGACGCTGACGGCGGTGTCGAGTGTGGTGACGGTGTTCACGATTCCCCTGGTGGTGGGGTTCGCGATGGAGCGTTTTATGGCGGGGGAGGCCGCGATTGAGTTGCCGTTTGGGAAGACGCTGGTGCAGTTGATGGTGGTGACGGTGATCCCGATTGCGGTGGGGATGTGGATCCATGCGGCGCGGCCCGGATTCAGTCAGCGGATGTCGAAGCCGGTGAATGTGATGTCGATGGTGTTTTTGGCGTTGATCATCATCGCTGCGGTTTTGAAGGAGAAGGATCTTGGGGCGCAGATCGCGGCGGTGGGTCCGGCGGTGGTGGTTTTGAATTTAGGCGGGATGGTGTTGGGGTTTGTGGCGGCGGGGCTGATGGGGTTGGTGAAGGCGCAGCGGATTGCGATTTCGATTGAGGTGGGGATTCAGAATGGGACGCTGGCGTTGGCAATTGCGTTGGGGTTGTTGGAGAGTGCCGGTTTGGCGGTGCCGGCGGTGGTTTACAGTTTGTTTATGTTTGTGAGCGGGGCGGTGATGATTGGGTGGTTTGGGAGGGGGAAGACCACGGTTCCTTGA